GCGTTCGCTAGCTTGGGACGGTCAACCCACCCCAGGAGAACCACATGGACAACGACGCCGATATCGACGCACTGGCATTCAGCGCTGTCGCAGAAGAAAAACCCAAGAAGCCAAGGAAGACCACCGCCCCCGTGGCATCAAGGAAGAAACCAAGACCGCGTAGGCCCAAACCAAAGCCTGCCAGATCCCCCGCCGTACCAGCTGACGAATCGACGCCCGACACAGGTGCCACCCTTGCGGAATCGGAGGCTGGTGCGCCCTCAGCTTCCAAGAAAAAGACGATGGAGCAGATCACCAACCAGATATACCGCGATGCTGCGGAACGCATCGTGGCACTTATGGATGCTGGCAACTCCATATGGCAAAAGCCGTGGGTGGCGCCACGCGGCCATTCACGACCATACAGTGCACATAGCGGCATGCCGTTTTCGGGGTTCAACCGATTCAGTTTGATGTGCGAGATGCTCGCTAACGGCTGGACCGATGCGCGATTCATGACGTACCGCCAGGTACAGGCCATGGCAGCGAGCATGGCCAATGAAGGAGTGAAGCCAGAGGACTTACCGCATGTCAAAGCAGGAGCGCGCGGCTTGCCCATCTACAAGTTCGGCTTTGTCGAGAAGAAGACGCCCGCTCTGGATGCTGCGGGCCGTCCCCAGATGGACGGAGATGGCAAACCCATCTTCGACATTGTGCGTGGGCGCTCCTACTTGCGGTCTTACACCGTCTTTCCGGCCAGTGCCATTGCAAACATGCCACCGCTACCCGCGACAGAGCCAGAGCCGGTGTGGGCAGTGCGCTCGCAAGTGGAAGAGCTGATCGAAAAAATGGGGGTGCCCGTCAGACACACGGCAGGCAATCGCGCGTATTACTCCATCACTACGGACTCCATCACGATGCCCGCGCGCGCGCAGTTTAAGGACACAGTGGACGCCAGCGGCCATGTAATCGAGGCGGCGAGCGACAAATACCTTTCGGTTTTGCTGCACGAAGTATCCCACGCCACTGGTGCCAAGCATCGCCTTGCGCGCCCCATGAGTGGGGTACATGGATCACCCTCATACCAGAGAGAAGAGCTGGTCGCGGAGACGGCTAGCTGCTTCCTGCTTTCGGAAGCTGGGTTGGCTTGTGCCGCCACATCTACGGAGACGATGGCCAGAACCGCAGCGTATTTGAGTTCGTGGCGCCAAGCGATCCTTGACGACCCCAAGGCACTCATGACCGCATTCGCAGAAGCGGAAAAAGCCGCTGACTGGG
This Acidovorax sp. 106 DNA region includes the following protein-coding sequences:
- a CDS encoding ArdC family protein, with the protein product MDNDADIDALAFSAVAEEKPKKPRKTTAPVASRKKPRPRRPKPKPARSPAVPADESTPDTGATLAESEAGAPSASKKKTMEQITNQIYRDAAERIVALMDAGNSIWQKPWVAPRGHSRPYSAHSGMPFSGFNRFSLMCEMLANGWTDARFMTYRQVQAMAASMANEGVKPEDLPHVKAGARGLPIYKFGFVEKKTPALDAAGRPQMDGDGKPIFDIVRGRSYLRSYTVFPASAIANMPPLPATEPEPVWAVRSQVEELIEKMGVPVRHTAGNRAYYSITTDSITMPARAQFKDTVDASGHVIEAASDKYLSVLLHEVSHATGAKHRLARPMSGVHGSPSYQREELVAETASCFLLSEAGLACAATSTETMARTAAYLSSWRQAILDDPKALMTAFAEAEKAADWVMQRHPIQLEAAAKAVCEGLAIGHEIGINTGVRYARNAPESENQINRGMPLNATDWNGLGSFPMP